The Glycine soja cultivar W05 chromosome 6, ASM419377v2, whole genome shotgun sequence genome has a window encoding:
- the LOC114414683 gene encoding cytochrome P450 CYP82D47-like encodes MDLQYPFLLSTPSFTIFFGLLLFLFVLSSIWRRSRTRTATTRKSPPEASGAWPLIGHLHLFGASKPPHVTLGNMADKYGPIFTLRLGVHKTLVVSNWEMAKQCFTVNDKAFASRPKSVAFEVLGYNFSMIGFSPYGSYWRHVRKIATLELLSSHRIDMIKHVMESEVKAAVKEIYDIWIDKNKSGSEKVTTEMKRWFGDIMLKVMFRTVVGKRFVLETEENERIRKAMRDLFDLSGSFSVSDALPYLRWFDLDGAEKKMKTTAKELDGFVEVWLQEHKRNRNNSGSGQEKGNHDFMDLLLNLVEEGQEFDGRDGDTTIKATCLALILAGMDTTAGTMTWALSLLLNNHGILNKVVHELDTHIGTEKMVKVSDLKKLEYLQSIIKETLRLYPVGPLSLPHESMQDCTVGGYHVPSGTRLLTNISKLQRDPLLYSNPLEFCPERFLTTHKDIDVKGQHFELIPFGAGRRMCPGLSFGLQIMQLTLATLLHGFDIVIHDAKPTDMLEQIGLTNIKASPLQVILTPRLSTYIYDEIYIV; translated from the exons ATGGACCTGCAATATCCCTTCTTACTATCAACACCATCATTTACCATCTTCTTCGGGCTGCTCTTATTTCTCTTTGTTCTTTCATCCATATGGAGAAGGAGCAGAACCCGCACGGCTACAACCAGAAAATCACCACCAGAAGCAAGTGGTGCGTGGCCTTTGATTGGTCACCTCCACCTCTTTGGTGCCTCAAAACCACCTCACGTTACGTTGGGCAACATGGCTGACAAATATGGCCCCATTTTCACCTTGCGTCTCGGTGTTCACAAAACGCTGGTTGTGAGCAATTGGGAAATGGCCAAACAGTGCTTTACCGTCAACGACAAAGCGTTTGCTAGCCGTCCTAAATCAGTGGCCTTTGAAGTGTTGGGGTACAACTTTTCCATGATTGGGTTCAGCCCCTACGGTTCTTATTGGCGTCACGTGCGCAAAATTGCGACGCTGGAGCTCCTCTCTTCTCACCGCATAGACATGATCAAGCACGTGATGGAGTCGGAGGTGAAGGCAGCAGTGAAAGAAATTTACGATATTTGGATAGACAAGAACAAGAGTGGTTCAGAAAAGGTAACAACTGAGATGAAGAGATGGTTTGGGGACATAATGCTAAAGGTTATGTTCAGAACGGTGGTTGGAAAACGTTTTGTTTTGGAGACTGAAGAGAACGAACGGATCCGAAAGGCAATGAGGGACTTGTTTGATCTTAGCGGTTCATTCTCTGTGTCTGATGCTCTGCCATATTTGAGATGGTTTGATTTGGATGGtgcagagaagaaaatgaagacaaCAGCGAAAGAGTTAGATGGGTTTGTTGAAGTTTGGCTCCAAGAACACAAACGCAACAGAAATAATAGTGGTTCGGGTCAAGAGAAAGGTAACCACGACTTCATGGACTTGCTTCTTAACCTTGTTGAGGAGGGTCAAGAGTTTGACGGTCGTGACGGCGATACCACGATCAAAGCTACATGCCTG gcATTAATTTTAGCGGGCATGGATACTACAGCAGGGACAATGACTTGGGCTCTCTCATTACTTCTCAATAATCATGGGATCTTAAATAAGGTTGTCCATGAATTAGACACGCATATTGGAACGGAAAAGATGGTAAAGGTATCGGATTTGAAGAAGCTAGAGTATCTTCAATCTATCATTAAGGAAACATTGCGCTTGTACCCAGTTGGACCACTTAGTTTGCCACACGAGTCCATGCAAGACTGCACTGTGGGTGGATATCATGTGCCTAGTGGCACTCGCCTCTTGACTAACATTTCAAAACTTCAACGAGATCCCTTATTATATTCCAATCCTTTAGAGTTTTGCCCAGAGAGATTCCTGACAACCCACAAGGACATAGACGTTAAAGGTCAACATTTTGAGTTGATTCCATTTGGTGCAGGTAGAAGAATGTGTCCAGGACTCTCTTTCGGTCTTCAAATTATGCAACTAACACTAGCTACTCTATTGCATGGATTTGATATTGTAATCCATGATGCAAAACCTACGGATATGCTTGAACAAATTGGGCTAACCAACATCAAGGCCTCTCCACTTCAAGTCATTCTTACACCACGTCTCTCTACTTATATTTATGATGAAATTTATATAGTCTAA
- the LOC114414684 gene encoding cytochrome P450 CYP82D47-like, with the protein MIIHYQNQSYPTTSSDTMLHMENPLLQSTNSITFTFFGLLLFLFVLSSIFRNRGAATRKAPPEARGAWPLIGHIHLLGGSKPPHVTLGHMADKYGPVFTLRLGAHKTLVVSNWEMAKQCFTVNDKAFASRPKSVSFELLGYNYSMIGFIPYGSYWRHVRKIITLELLSTHCIDMLKHVMVAEVKAAVKETYKNLKGSEKATTEMKRWFGDITLNVMFRTVVGKRFVGENEENERIRKALREFFDLTGAFNVSDALPYLRWLDLDGAEKKMKKTAKELDGFVQVWLEEHKSKRNSEAEPKSNQDLMDVLLSLVEEGQEFDGQDADTTIKATCLGLILAGSDTTTTTLSWALSLLLNNREVLNKAIHELDTQIGSEKIVEISDLKKLEYLQSIIKETLRLYPAAPLNVPHESLEDCTVGGYHVPTGTRLLTNISKLQRDPSLYPNPLEFWPERFLTTHKDVDIKGQHFELIPFGAGRRMCPGLSFGLQVMQLTLATLLHGFDIVTSDGEHVDMLEQIGLTNIKASPLQVILTPRLSGHIYDEI; encoded by the exons ATGATAATCCATTATCAAAATCAATCATACCCAACAACATCCTCCGACACCATGTTGCACATGGAAAACCCCCTCCTGCAGTCAACAAACTCAATTACCTTCACATTCTTTGGGCTGTTGTTATTTCTCTTTGTTCTTTCATCCATATTCAGAAACCGCGGTGCTGCAACAAGAAAAGCACCACCAGAAGCAAGAGGCGCGTGGCCTTTAATTGGTCACATCCACCTCTTAGGTGGCTCAAAACCACCCCATGTCACGTTGGGCCACATGGCGGACAAATATGGTCCCGTCTTCACCTTGCGTCTGGGTGCTCACAAAACGTTGGTTGTGAGCAATTGGGAAATGGCCAAACAGTGCTTTACCGTCAACGACAAAGCGTTTGCTAGCCGTCCTAAATCAGTGTCCTTTGAATTGTTGGGATACAACTATTCCATGATTGGGTTCATCCCTTACGGTTCTTATTGGCGTCACGTGCGCAAAATTATCACGCTGGAGCTTCTCTCTACTCACTGCATAGACATGCTCAAGCACGTGATGGTGGCCGAGGTTAAGGCGGCAGTGAAAGAGACTTACAAGAACCTAAAGGGTTCCGAAAAGGCAACAACTGAAATGAAGAGGTGGTTCGGGGACATAACGTTAAACGTTATGTTCAGAACGGTGGTAGGAAAACGTTTTGTTGGTGAGAATGAAGAGAACGAACGGATCCGAAAGGCGCTGAGAGAATTTTTTGACCTGACGGGGGCGTTCAATGTGTCTGATGCTCTTCCTTATTTGAGATGGTTGGATTTGGATGGtgcagagaagaaaatgaaaaagacggCGAAAGAGTTAGATGGGTTTGTTCAAGTTTGGCTGGAAGAACACAAAAGTAAAAGGAATAGTGAAGCTGAACCCAAAAGTAACCAGGACTTGATGGACGTGCTTCTTAGCCTTGTTGAGGAGGGTCAAGAGTTTGACGGCCAGGATGCTGACACCACAATCAAAGCTACTTGCCTG GGCTTAATTTTAGCTGGCTCTGATACGACAACAACAACATTGTCTTGGGCTCTCTCATTACTTCTCAATAATCGTGAAGTCCTAAATAAGGCAATCcacgaattagacacacaaatTGGGAGTGAAAAAATTGTAGAGATATCAGACTTAAAAAAGCTAGAATATCTCCAATCTATCATCAAGGAAACATTACGTTTGTACCCAGCTGCACCACTTAATGTGCCACACGAGTCCTTAGAAGATTGCACCGTGGGTGGATATCATGTACCAACTGGCACGCGTCTGTTGACTAATATTTCAAAACTTCAACGAGACCCTTCATTATACCCTAATCCATTAGAATTTTGGCCAGAGAGATTCTTGACAACCCACAAGGATGTAGACATCAAAGGTCaacattttgaattaattccATTTGGTGCAGGTAGAAGAATGTGCCCTGGACTTTCTTTCGGTCTTCAAGTAATGCAACTAACGCTTGCTACTCTATTGCATGGGTTTGACATTGTAACTAGTGATGGGGAACATGTCGATATGCTTGAACAAATTGGACTAACCAACATTAAGGCCTCTCCACTCCAAGTCATTCTTACACCACGTCTTTCTGGTCATATTTATGATGaaatttaa